From one Ursus arctos isolate Adak ecotype North America unplaced genomic scaffold, UrsArc2.0 scaffold_26, whole genome shotgun sequence genomic stretch:
- the KRT84 gene encoding keratin, type II cuticular Hb4, whose translation MSCRSYRVSSACRMGNFSSCSAVNPQNLNRFRASSVSCRSGPSFRGLGNFGSRSVMAFGSCSPRIAAGGPRPIRCGVGFGAGSGMAFGFGDGSGAGLGFGPSSCVGLGFGAGSGLGYGFGYRVGGVGVPAAPSITAVTVNQSLLTPLNLEIDPNAQRVKKDEKEQIKTLNNKFASFIDKVRFLEQQNKLLETKWTFLQEQKCARSNLEPLFENYITNLRRQLDIANSDRARFEAERNHMQDVLEGFKKKYEEEVGFRANAENEFVALKKDVDTVFLNKSDLETNVDTLTQEIDFLKTLYMAEIQLLQSHISETSVIVKMDNSRDLNIDGIIDEIKAQYEEVARRSRADAEAWYQTKYEEMRVTAGQHCDNLRNTRDEINELTRLIQRLKAEIEHAKAQRAKLEGAVAEAEQRGEAALKDAKCKLADLEAALQQAKQDMARQLREYQELMNIKLALDIEIATYRRLLEGEEIRICEGVGPVNISVSSSRGGIVCGPESLVPSSTLSRCGVTFSGSSGIRSGGTCVSSLSGTRVIKASGDLLSTGSRGGSVLMGEACAPSVPCPLPTEGGFSSCSGGRSSRSSSVRFVSTTTSHRTKY comes from the exons ATGTCTTGCCGCTCCTACCGAGTCAGCTCTGCGTGCCGCATGGGCAACTTCAGCTCTTGCTCCGCAGTGAACCCCCAGAACCTGAACCGCTTCCGGGCCAGCTCTGTCTCCTGCAGGAGTGGGCCCAGCTTCCGGGGCCTTGGCAACTTTGGTAGTCGGAGCGTCATGGCTTTTGGATCGTGCTCACCCCGGATAGCAGCTGGAGGCCCTCGTCCCATCCGCTGTGGAGTTGGCTTTGGTGCTGGCAGTGGGATGGCCTTTGGCTTTGGTGATGGTAGCGGTGCTGGTCTGGGCTTTGGGCCCAGCAGTTGTGTGGGTCTGGGATTTGGAGCTGGCAGTGGCCTTGGCTATGGCTTTGGCTACAGAGTTGGAGGAGTTGGAGTCCCAGCAGCCCCATCTATCACAGCAGTGACTGTTAACCAGAGCTTGCTGACCCCCCTCAACCTGGAGATTGATCCCAATGCCCAGAGGGTGAAGAAGGATGAAAAGGAGCAAATCAAGACCCTCAACAACAAGTTTGCCTCCTTCATTGACAAG GTGCGGTTCCTGGAACAGCAGAATAAGCTCCTAGAGACCAAGTGGACCTTCCTCCAAGAGCAGAAATGTGCCAGGAGCAACCTGGAGCCCCTCTTTGAGAATTATATCACCAACCTGCGGAGGCAGCTGGACATAGCAAACAGTGACCGGGCCCGGTTTGAGGCTGAGAGGAATCACATGCAGGATGTCCTTGAGGGTTTCAAGAAGAA GTACGAAGAGGAGGTGGGATTCCGGGCCAATGCTGAGAATGAGTTTGTCGCTCTGAAGAAG GATGTGGATACAGTTTTCTTAAATAAGTCTGATCTAGAAACCAATGTGGATACCCTAACTCAGGAAATTGACTTTCTGAAAACCCTATACATGGCG GAAATCCAGTTGCTGCAGTCACACATCTCAGAGACATCGGTCATCGTGAAGATGGACAACAGCCGGGACCTGAACATTGATGGAATCATTGACGAAATCAAGGCCCAGTATGAAGAGGTCGCCAGGCGTAGTCGGGCTGATGCTGAGGCCTGGTACCAGACCAAg TATGAGGAGATGCGGGTGACAGCTGGCCAACACTGTGACAACCTGCGCAACACACGGGATGAGATCAATGAGCTGACCCGCCTGATCCAGAGACTGAAGGCAGAGATCGAGCATGCCAAGGCTCAG CGAGCCAAGCTGGAGGGCGCAGTGGCTGAGGCAGAGCAGCGGGGCGAGGCGGCCCTCAAAGATGCCAAATGCAAGCTGGCGGATCTGGAGGCCGCCCTGCAGCAGGCCAAGCAGGACATGGCCCGGCAGCTGCGCGAGTACCAGGAGCTGATGAACATCAAGCTGGCCCTGGACATCGAGATCGCCACCTACAGGCGCCTGCTGGAGGGCGAGGAGATCCG gaTCTGCGAAGGTGTTGGACCAGTAAACATAT CCGTGAGCAGCTCCCGGGGCGGTATAGTGTGTGGGCCTGAGTCCCTGGTCCCCAGCTCTACCCTCTCCCGCTGTGGAGTCACTTTCTCGGGCAGCAGTGGCATCCGGTCCGGCGGCACCTGTGTCTCCAGCCTGAGTGGGACGCGGGTCATCAAGGCCAGCGGAGACCTGCTGAGCACAGGCTCCCGGGGGGGCTCGGTGCTCATGGGAGAGGCCTGTGCCCCCAGCGtcccctgcccactccccaccGAGGGGGGCTTCAGCAGCTGCAGCGGAGGCCGAAGCAGCCGCAGCTCCAGCGTCCGCTTTGTGTCCACCACCACCTCTCATCGGACCAAGTACTGA
- the KRT82 gene encoding keratin, type II cuticular Hb2: protein MSCRSFQLGSRCGGRNFSSCSAVLPRMVTQYAVSRGPCRPGGGGALRALGCLGSRSLCNVGFGRPRVASRCGLPSFGYRVGAPCGPSACIAPVTINESLLVPLQLEIDPAVQRVKRDEKEQIKCLNNRFASFINKVRFLEQKNKLLETKWNFMQQQKCCQNNIEPIFETYISTLRRQLDCVAGDRARLEAELGSLQDTLESYKKKYEEELSLRPCAENEFVALKKDVDTAFLMKADLETNAEALVQEIDFLKSLYEEEICLLQSQISETSVIVKMDNSRELDVDGIIAEIKAQYDDIASRSKAEAEAWYQSRYEELRLTAGSHCDNLRNRKNEILEMNKLIQRLQQEIENTKAQRCKLEAAVTQAEQQGEAALSDAKCKLAGLEEALQKAKQDMACLLKEYQEVMNSKLGLDIEIATYRRLLEGEEHRLCEGIGPVNISVSSSKGAVLYEPCVVSTPVLRTEYCPGGTSVLKTSGGCSVVGTGEVYIPCEPQGLLGCVSGRGASVKLGAGSSSSHKC, encoded by the exons aTGTCGTGCCGCTCCTTCCAGCTGGGCTCCAGATGCGGGGGTCGGAACTTCAGCTCCTGCTCCGCTGTTCTCCCCCGGATGGTCACCCAATATGCAGTGAGCAGGGGGCCGTGccggcccgggggcgggggggcgctcCGTGCCCTGGGCTGCCTGGGCTCCCGGAGCCTGTGCAACGTGGGCTTCGGGAGACCCCGGGTGGCCTCCAGGTGTGGCCTGCCCAGCTTCGGGTACCGAGTGGGAGCCCCCTGTGGACCCTCGGCCTGCATCGCCCCCGTCACCATCAATGAGAGCCTGCTGGTCCCGCTCCAGCTGGAGATCGACCCGGCCGTGCAGAGGGTGAAGAGGGACGAGAAGGAGCAGATCAAGTGCCTGAATAACCGCTTTGCGTCCTTCATCAACAAG GTGCGGTTCCTGGAGCAGAAGAACAAGCTGCTGGAGACCAAGTGGAACTTCATGCAGCAGCAGAAGTGCTGTCAGAACAACATAGAGCCCATCTTCGAGACCTACATCTCCACCCTTCGGCGTCAGCTGGACTGCGTGGCCGGGGACCGGGCCAGGCTGGAGGCAGAGCTCGGCAGCCTCCAGGACACACTGGAAAGCTACAAGAAAAA GTACGAAGAGGAGCTCTCCCTGCGGCCCTGTGCTGAGAATGAATTTGTCGCCTTGAAGAAG GATGTGGACACAGCCTTCCTGATGAAGGCTGACCTGGAGACCAATGCGGAGGCTCTGGTCCAGGAGATCGACTTCCTAAAAAGCCTATATGAGGAG GAGATCTGCCTGCTCCAGTCTCAGATCTCCGAGACCTCTGTCATCGTCAAGATGGACAACAGCCGGGAGCTGGACGTGGACGGCATCATTGCCGAGATCAAGGCCCAGTACGACGACATTGCCAGCCGCAGCAAAGCCGAGGCCGAGGCCTGGTACCAGAGCCGG TATGAGGAGCTGCGGCTGACAGCCGGGAGCCACTGTGACAACCTCCGCAACCGCAAGAATGAGATCCTGGAAATGAACAAACTGATCCAGCGGCTTCAGCAAGAAATCGAGAACACGAAAGCCCAG CGCTGCAAGCTGGAGGCCGCGGTGAcccaggcagagcagcagggcgAAGCGGCCCTCAGTGACGCCAAGTGCAAGCTGGCGGGGCTGGAGGAGGCCCTGCAGAAGGCCAAGCAGGACATGGCCTGCCTGCTCAAGGAGTACCAGGAGGTGATGAACTCCAAGCTGGGCCTGGACATCGAGATCGCCACCTACAGGCGGCTGCTGGAGGGCGAGGAGCACAG gcTGTGCGAAGGCATTGGGCCCGTGAATATCT CCGTGAGCAGCTCCAAAGGCGCGGTCCTCTACGAGCCCTGTGTGGTCAGCACACCCGTGCTGAGGACCGAGTACTGCCCAGGGGGCACCAGTGTCCTCAAGACCAGCGGGGGCTGCAGCGTCGTGGGCACTGGTGAAGTCTACATCCCCTGCGAGCCCCAGGGGCTACTGGGCTGTGTGAGCGGGCGGGGTGCCAGCGTGAAGCTAGGGGCTGGGAGCAGCTCCTCCCACAAGTGTTAG
- the LOC113257583 gene encoding keratin, type II cytoskeletal 5-like: MTQRSSVTIKSGGTRNFSASSASLLPGCRPSFSSVSVSQGGKSFGGSFGGGFGTRSLHSFGGSKRISISGGYRCGRASGGGAGYGLGLGGMGYRAGGAFGGYGFGGGMMPGSGGIQEVTVNQSLLTPLHLEIDPSLQRVRKEEKEQIKTLNNKFASFIDKVRFLEQQNKVLETKWSLLQEHKTARANIEPMFEAYISNLRRQLDCLGGERTRLETELKNMQDVVEDFKNKYEEEINRRTVAENEFVVLKKDVDAAYMNKVELEAKVDALMDEINFLRAFYDAELAQLQAQISETSVVLSMDNNRKLDLDSIISEVKAQYEDIANRSRAEAESWYQTKYEELQRSAGRHGDDLRTTKMEISELNRVMQRLRSEIDNLKKQCATLQNAIADAEQRGELALKDAKHKLAELEDALQKAKQDMARQLREYQELMNVKLALDIEIATYRKLLEGEECRLTGEGVGPVNISVVSSSGGTGYSSGGGLCMSGGGYSGSLGYSSGGGFSSPSGRSMSGSSSSVRIISKTSSTKKSYRS, from the exons ATGACCCAACGATCATCTGTCACCATCAAGTCAGGAGGCACTCGGAACTTCAGTGCTTCCTCGGCCAGCCTCCTCCCAGGCTGCCGGCCCAGCTTCAGCTCTGTCTCTGTATCCCAGGGCGGGAAGAGCTTCGGGGGCAGCTTTGGGGGTGGCTTCGGGACCAGGAGCCTCCACAGCTTTGGGGGTAGCAAGAGAATCTCCATCAGTGGAGGCTACCGCTGCGGCCGGGCCAGCGGTGGGGGTGCCGGCTATGGGCTGGGTCTCGGAGGCATGGGCTACCGGGCCGGGGGAGCCTTCGGTGGGTACGGATTTGGAGGCGGGATGATGCCTGGCTCCGGGGGCATCCAGGAGGTCACTGTCAACCAAAGCCTCCTGACCCCCCTCCACCTGGAGATCGATCCCTCCCTCCAGCGGGTacgaaaggaggagaaggagcagatcAAGACCCTCAACAACAAGTTCGCCTCGTTCATCGACAAG GTGCGCTTCCTGGAGCAGCAGAACAAGGTACTGGAGACCAAATGGAGCCTCCTGCAGGAGCATAAAACTGCCAGGGCCAACATCGAGCCCATGTTTGAAGCCTACATCAGCAACCTGAGGCGGCAGCTGGACTGCCTGGGTGGCGAGCGGACGCGGCTGGAGACGGAGCTGAAGAACATGCAGGACGTGGTGGAAGACTTCAAGAACAA GTACGAAGAAGAAATCAACAGGCGCACAGTGGCGGAGAATGAGTTTGTGGTGCTCAAGAAG GACGTGGACGCCGCCTACATGAACAAGGTAGAGCTGGAGGCCAAGGTGGACGCCTTAATGGATGAAATCAACTTCCTGAGAGCTTTCTACGATGCG GAGCTGGCTCAGCTGCAGGCCCAGATCTCAGAAACCTCCGTGGTCCTGTCCATGGACAACAACCGGAAGCTGGACTTGGACAGCATCATCTCTGAGGTCAAGGCCCAGTACGAGGACATCGCCAACCGCAGCCGGGCTGAAGCCGAGTCCTGGTACCAGACCAAG taCGAGGAGCTGCAGCGGTCGGCCGGCCGGCATGGGGATGACCTCCGCACCACCAAGATGGAAATCTCCGAGCTGAACCGCGTGATGCAGAGACTGCGCTCCGAGATTGATAACCTGAAGAAGCAG TGCGCCACGCTCCAGAACGCCATCGCCGATGCCGAGCAGCGCGGGGAGCTGGCCCTCAAGGACGCCAAGCACAAGCTGGCCGAGCTGGAGGACGCCCTGCAGAAGGCCAAGCAGGACATGGCCCGGCAGCTGCGCGAGTACCAGGAGCTGATGAATGTCAAGCTGGCCCTGGACATCGAGATCGCCACCTACCGCAAGCTGCTGGAGGGCGAGGAGTGCAG ACTCACTGGGGAAGGCGTCGGACCCGTGAACATCT CCGTGGTCTCCTCCAGCGGGGGCACGGGCTACAGCTCGGGCGGCGGCCTCTGCATGTCCGGCGGCGGCTACAGCGGCAGCCTGGGCTACAGCTCCGGGGGTGGCTTCAGCTCCCCCAGCGGCCGCAGCATGAGCGGCAGCAGCTCCAGCGTGCGCATCATCTCCAAGACCTCGTCCACGAAGAAGAGTTACAGGAGCTAA